The Elaeis guineensis isolate ETL-2024a chromosome 5, EG11, whole genome shotgun sequence DNA segment ATGAGTTGTTTTTAAATAACACAAAATCCCCAACCTTGTTTCACATGCTTCATAGAAAAGGAACATTAGAAATCTCAATCATGCTTTTCTGGCTTTCTGCTATTCATCGAATGCACCAAAACCCTAATTACCCTGGTGCATGTAGATGCAAACATTAATTTTTCCTCACTCTGAGAAATTTTTCCTTTATTTGTTGTACATATGCCCGTCAGGGAGAGATTTGACGAGGTTGGCAAGAAGATCAAGAGAGAAACTGATGTCACCACCGATCGGATGGGAAGGCGACTAGGCCCAGTGGGAACCCTAAATACCATAACCCCTTGTGCCGCTTGCAAGCTCTTGAGGCGGCGGTGTGCTCAAGAGTGTCCCTTCTCTCCTTATTTCCCACCTCATGAGCCCCAAAAGTTTGCGTCAGTGCATAAGGTCTTCGGTGCAAGCAACGTCTCCAAGATGCTATTGGTATATTATTTCCACCCTCCTCAAAATCTTCCATCCTTTATAATTATCTTCTCCATTTTAAATCATATACGATGGAGTTCTCGTGATgcacatattttctttacatataATCAGGAGGTTCCTGAGGCCCAGAGAGCTGATGCTGCCAATAGCCTTGTCTACGAGGCGAACATGAGGCTAAGAGACCCAGTGTATGGATGCATGGGGGCAGTTTCAGACTTGCAGCAACAAGTTCAGGCCTTAGAGGTGGAGCTTCAAGTGGTAAGAGCTGAGATCTTGAAGCATAAGAGTAGGCAAGCTAGTGTTCGTGTCCTCCCAACATCTCATGCTGCTTTGCTTGCACACTCTGTCGATGTGCCGGTCGCTGCAccaccaccaatcccaactccacCTCCTCGTCCggcttcttctgcttcttcctcTTCCATTTACACCACCCCTCCTTTCGATCTCCTCGGCTGACTACAGCTCCATCAACCCAAATGAAAATGTCACATTCTTTGGCTGAGAagctttcaaaaaattttgtaa contains these protein-coding regions:
- the LOC105045944 gene encoding LOW QUALITY PROTEIN: LOB domain-containing protein 15 (The sequence of the model RefSeq protein was modified relative to this genomic sequence to represent the inferred CDS: deleted 1 base in 1 codon); the protein is MSTERERFDEVGKKIKRETDVTTDRMGRRLGPVGTLNTITPCAACKLLRRRCAQECPFSPYFPPHEPQKFASVHKVFGASNVSKMLLEVPEAQRADAANSLVYEANMRLRDPVYGCMGAVSDLQQQVQALEVELQVVRAEILKHKSRQASVRVLPTSHAALLAHSVDVPVAAPPPIPTPPPRPASSASSSSIYPPLLSISSADYSSINPNENVTFFG